Part of the Bacteriovorax stolpii genome, GCAGGTGGCGCAGGAACACGTTTGTACCCTATGACTCTGGTTATGGCAAAACAGCTACAGCCGATCTATGACAAACCAATGATTTATTATCCTCTCAGCTTCTTAATGGCCGGTGGAATCCGCGATATCCTTATCATCACGACGCCAAACGATTTAAAACATTTTCAGAGTTTGTTAGGGGATGGGGCACATTTGGGGATTCAATTGAGTTATAAGACTCAACCGTCTCCTGACGGTCTTCCAGATGCTTTTATCTTGGGAGAAGAATTCATTGGGGATGACGATATTTGTTTGATATTGGGAGATAATCTTTTTCATGGAGATAACCAATTTTTTATACAGGCATTAAAAGACCATAACGAAAAAAAAGATCAAATTAAGGCCAGAGTGTTTGCATATAATGTGGCAGATCCTAGAGCTTACGGTGTTATTGAATTCGATAAAAAAAATCATTCAGTAAAAAGTATTGAAGAAAAACCCGAGATACCAAAATCTCAATATGTATTGCCCGGTATTTATATTTTTGATTCTTCCGTTTCAACAAGATCTAAAAAGCTTCTTCCTTCAAAACGCAGGGAAACAGAAATCGTCGATCTTATTTTAACCTATAAGGAAGAAAATTCTTTAGGGGTTTCGACAATTAATCCTGGAGTGGTTTGGCTCGATACTGGAACTCCTAAATCCCTGTTGCATGCTTCTTCATATATTGAGACTATTGAGGAACGGCAGGGACTCAAGGTTGCCTGCATAGAAGAGGTTGCCTTTCGTATGGGATTTATTAATTTAGTTCAATTAAAACAAATTATTGAAAAGATCCCTAAATCTCTCTATCGTGAGTATCTTGAAAAATTAAGCATGACCTTGGAATAGGATTAAACTATGATTTCACTTATCTATTTTGCACTTTTTGTCTTATGCCTTGGATTGGTGACTTCCATGAGTCTTCTAGGCGGCTTTCATGCACTAATCGCTTTACCTTGTTTATACTTTATTCCTAAGACAAGTTTTAAAGGTTTTTCAAAAAGTGCCTGGGCCCTTTTGGCTCTTTCCATTATTCTAATTTTCTCAGTTGTTATTAATCAGGATGTGGCCCTTGCAGGTTACAAACCTCTTAGTAAAATAAAGTATTTTCTTATAGGTTTCTTTTCTATAGCACCTTTCGTGTACTTTTTTAGAAATCAAGCTACGGATAAAAGAATTAAGGTCCTGCTTTATACATTATGTGTATCCACAACATTTGCAACTATCGCCGGTGTTGTGGGAATGAATACAGGGTTTAACTATGTGTCTCAGAAAGTTGTTAGCCTTGAGAGAAATGCGGGACTTTCAGGAATGATTCTGAACTATGCGCATAATCTGGCCTTCTTTCAAATTATTATATTAGGACTGATTATTTATAAAAAAGAGTCTCAAAAATATATTAACACTTATTTTCTTATTGGGGTTTTTTTGATTAACAGTTGGGGACTTTATCTGACATACACACGTGGAGCCGTCCTTGCACTGTTAGTTGGTGCACCTTTTTTCTTGTTTAAAAAATATAAGGGAAAATTTGTTCTTATGGGTGTTGCACTATTTCTGCTGGGGAGTGGTTTATTTTTTATTTCAGGTAGTAATGTTTATCGCCCAGGCTCAGACCGATTGCGCCTGAGCATGTGGGAAACTGCCTACACTGCGTTCAAAGAAAGACCTTTGACTGGTTATGGATACCTGAATTTTGAACTTCATTCGCGTGAGATTAAAAAGAGATACAATATCGAGCATCCAGAATTTGGGGGGCATGCCCATAATAATTTTCTTGAAGTTATGGCCACCACAGGAATTATTGGAGGTATTGTTTTTATCGCCTGGATTCTTCTGTGGTTTATCGAGATGTATAGACGAGAAGATTTAGTCGCTAAAATTGCATTGCCCTTTATTGTCGTTTTTGTGGTCGGAGGAGCAACGCAAGCAACGATCGCTCTAGGAGTAAATCTATTCTTTATTATGGCCGGGTATTCAATTAGTCAGGTTGGAGAAGGAAAGCTTTTAAAGGAAGAACAGGCAGGAGTATAAATCCTGCCTGAGAATTGGAATTAAAGTTTTTTCATAGCAAGCTCTTCAGCTGCTTCAAGACGATCCAGAGCAATCCAGAACCCTTCACCGCTATTTTTATGACCTTGCCAGATTTCAGGAATCCATGTTGCGTCTGGTGAGTTGACAATCATTTTTCCCATCAGACTTGTGAAATCAATTGTCCCTTCTCCGATTTGTAGGCCTTCATCATCTTCCGCACCTGAATCTGCCAAGTGATAATGAGCAGAATATCGACTTGTCTGATTAATAAAATCTTCGAAATCAAGCTTGTAGTAATTGCAAGCAAGCTTTGAGTGAGATACATCAAGGCAGATTCTCATTTTATTCTTTTTACAAAAAGCAACAATTTCCTCAGCTGTGACAAATAGATTGTGATATTGTTGTCCACCAAAATGCCATGGAAATGGAGGCATTGTTTGTGGGATAAGCTCAACTCCATTTGTATTGAGTTCGCTTAAGCTCTTTTCCAGGATTCCATAAAGCTCTTTTTTCTCAGAATCATTTAAGAATCCTGTTGAAGTGAATCCGCCACAGTTAACGACAATGCATGGTCTTGGTGTTTTTGGGAAATACTGTTTAAGTTCATTGGTAATATCAATAACTCTTTGCATTTCACGAATCGATTGCTTGCGGTAGCTTTCATTCTTTGAGCACAGGTCCAGAGTATGATCTCCCGCAAAGAGTTCAGGTGCGTGAACAACGAGTTGGTAATCAAGTGGAGTAGATTTATCAAAGTATGGGTGGAAATCCACATCCATGTCTTTATAACTTAAGTGGAATTCCAGAACTTTTAGGTTACTTTTTCCTGAGAGATTCGCTACATCGTGATAACGAACAGGAATACCAAATGGTAGCTTAAATTGATAATCGCGAGCATTAATCGCAGTATCATTTAAATCAGAAGGGAAGAAGAAATCCCCGGCATTCATATCTCTTTTGGCAGCTCTGCCAATAAGTTCTTTTTTCTTGTAAGGAGCAAGTCCTTTTCCAGGGCTTCTTACTTCCAGCATGTCTGCAGTAATGACCTGGTCTTTTTTTATCGGTCTGTTGATGATGATGCTTTTTGCCAGACTTTCTCTGTTCATCATCTCACCTTGAGTGATTTTTCTTGGAGCTGTAGACCCAAGAGATTGCTCAACTGCACGGATTCCTGCGACCATGTCAGCGAATTCTTCAGGAAGAAGACTTACTTTATGGTCGTTTCCTTCCATTGATTTATCAAGTGTGAAGTGTTTTTCGATAATTTTAGCACCCATTCCAACTGCGGCAATTGGAACGTAAATTCCACGTTCGTGTCCAGAATATCCAACGAAGCATTCACCGAGCTCTTTTAAACGGTTCATGTATTTCAGGTTAACATCTTTAAATGGAGCAGGGTAAGTTGAGTTACATTGAAGAAGAATAAAGCTAGCGTTGGCATTTCTTAAAAGAGAAACAGCACTGGTGATTTCTTCTTCACTCGACATACCAGTTGAGACAAGCATCGGTTTACCTTTCTCAGCGATGTATTCAAGCAGTTCATGATTAGTTAAGTCAGCGGAAGCAATTTTATAAGCATCAACACCATAAGCATGAAGCTTGTCTACGCTGGCCTTATCAAAAGGAGTACAAAGAATCTCAAGATTCTTTTCTTTACAGTAATCGAAGATCTTGATGAATTCATCATCTTTTAATTGAAAGCGAGACAGCAGATCCAGAATGTATTGAGAACCTAGATCTTCACTGGCATCGTTTGAATCACCAGAGTTGCGGTAAAGTGAAGCGAGGTCACGCATTTGAAATTTTGCGCAGTTTGCTCCAGCAGCAGCTGCTTCGTCGACTAGTTTTTTGGCCAGGTCTAGAGATCCGTTATGATTATTTCCAATCTCAGCAATGATAAACGTTGGAGCAGCATCATTGATACTGTGCTTACCGATTGAAAGAATCTTTTCTCTTAAAGACGCAACAGCTACAATATGATCATTTTCATCAACAAGAGGGATGTATTGCACGGCATCGCTAAAGAGATCCAGAACTTTTTCTTGTTCGTCGAAGAAACATTTAGTTACTTTTTTATTTAGGATTGAACCAACTTTTGTGTTGATATCAATTTCACTAGTAGAAAGAAGCCAGCGTCTTAAGTCGCCATCACTAAAGGCACCGATCAGGCGACCAAAGTTATTAACTACAAAGACAATTCTTGTTTTGTTTTCCCCAATCTTGCGAATGACTTGGCCGACCGCAAGGTCTTCGCCAACGATAAACTTCTCTACATCTCTTTCGATAAACATTTTATTCTAATCCTTTCATAAGGTTTTCAATAATCATAAAGTCCATTGCGCTATCAATTTCATAGCTAGATTCGTCAGACATCAAATATAACGATACTTTTCCGCCTAATCTATTATTATTTTCCTTTAACACCCAAGGCTTAAAGATGTAAATGGATCCATTTTCGACGTACTCTGGCTCCAAGTCTTGTCGTCTTTGGCGCTTATTATAATCGTAGTTCACCGAATAAAATCCCTGAGGGCCTTTTTTCCATATGAAGCGGTGGTTTGGTGAAGCCGACAAAAGAGAGTCCGATTTTTCCTTTAGTAACAATTCAATAGCATTATCAATGTCGTCTATTCCTCTGATTGGAGAGGTGCACTGTAGAAAGACAACGAGATCCGGAATATAGCCCTGTTGTTCAACTGTTGTAAGAGCATGAATCAATGCGGATTCTGAAGAAGCAGTGTCCCCACTGATGTCTGCTGGTCTCTCAACAATCTCAGCACCAGCTTCTTTCGCAACGGCTGCAATCTTCGCATCGTCTGTCGAAACTACTACTTTCTTAGGGTATTTTGAAGCTAAGGCGTGCTGTACTGAGTGCGTTATCAGAGGGATTCCATTGAGAGGTCTGATGTTTTTTCCGGGAAGACCCTTAGATCCTCCTCTGGCTGGAATAATAAAAAGAATATTCATACAATCCTGTGAGTTAAAAAATCATAGATAATAAATAACTTTAATAATATACATTTGGTATCGTTTTTCTTACTATTTTTTCCTACTAAAACATAACGAATAGGTAATTGCATGCTCAATGGTAAAAGAATTCTCGTAACTGGTGGAACTGGTTCATTTGGTAAAAAGTTTATTGAAACCGTTTTCAAGAAATATCCTGACGTAAAAAGAGTCGTGGTTTATTCAAGAGACGAGTTGAAGCAATATGAGATGGCTCAGCAATACCCTGTTGATAAATACCCTCAATTAAGATTTTTCATCGGAGACGTAAGAGATGGGGAAAGACTAAAGAGAGCTTGCGAGAGAATCGATATCATCGTTCACGCTGCTGCTCTTAAGCACGTGCCAATCGCAGAATACAATCCAATTGAATGTATCAATACAAATATCAACGGTGCTGAAAACATCGTGAACGCAGCTTTAGACTGTGGAGTTCAAAACGTTGTCGCTCTTTCGACTGACAAAGCTTGTGCTCCTATCAATCTATATGGTGCTACAAAACTTTGTTCAGATAAACTTTTCATCGCTGCTAACAACATGAGAGGGTTAAGAGACCTGAAGTTCTCTGTTGTTCGTTATGGAAACGTTCTTGGTTCACGTGGATCGGTAGTTCCTTTCTTTATGAATAAAAGAAAAGATGGTGTTCTTCCAATTACTCACGAAGGCATGACCAGATTCAATATCACTCTTGAAGAAGGAGTGGATATGGTTCTTTATGCTATTGAGAACGCATGGGGGGGAGAACTTTTCGTTCCTAAAATTCCTTCATACAGAATTCTGGATGTAGCTAAAGCTGTTGCTCCAGACTGCAAGACTGAATTAGTAGGGATTCGTCCAGGTGAAAAACTTCACGAAGAAATGATTACTGAAACAGACTCAATGTCGACTTACGACTGTGGGAAATACTACGTAATTGCTCCAGCTGTTCCGCTTTGGAAAATGGATGACTGGTCGAAAAAATTCAATGCTAAAAAAGTACCGGAAGGATTTAAGTATAATTCAGGTGAAAACACAGACTGGATTGCTCCGGAAGAAATCAGATCGTTAATAAAAAAGCATATTGACCCTAACTTTACGGTATAACAAAAATGAAAGTTCCTTACGGAAGACAAAGTATTGAGCGCGAAGATATTGAAGCAGTTGTTAATGTACTGACTTCTGATTTTCTTACTCAAGGACCAACGGTTCAAAAATTTGAAGAAGAGTTTGCCAAAGCTGTCGGCGCTAAATACGCGGTTGCTTTTTGTAATGCCACTGCCGCTCTTCATGTTGGTTTTAAGGTTCTTAATAAAGATATTAAGAAAAAAGTCCTGGCGACGCCTATTACTTTTGCCGCAAGTTCAAACTGTGTTCTTTTTGAAAATGGCCAGGTTGAATTTGTCGATGTCGACCCGAAAACTTTCAATATCGATTTAAATAAAGTTGAAGAAATTTTAAAGAAAAACCCTGGTGCTTACCAGGGAATCATTCCGGTTGATTTTGCCGGCCTTCCTGTTGATACAGAAGAGCTACGCAAAATCGCTGACCGTTATAATCTGTGGATTATGGAAGATGCCTGCCACGCTATTGGCGGTGGATTTTATGATTCAAAAAATCAATTCATCAAATGCGGATCAGGCGTATATAGCGAGCTAACAGTATTCTCTTTTCACCCGGTAAAGCACATTGCAACTGGTGAAGGTGGAATGGTGACAACGAACGACGAGAAAAGCTACAAGCATCTCTTGAAGCTTCGTTCGCATGGTATTGAGAGAAATGCCGAGTTGTTTGCTGAGCCGTCTCATGGTGGCTGGTACCACGAAATGCAGGAACTGGGTTACAACTACAGAATGTCGGACATCAATGCAGCTTTAGGGCTCTCGCAACTTAAGAGATTAAGTGTGAATATTGAAAACAGACAAAGAATTGCTCAGAAATATAAAGAGTATCTTCAAGGCTCGCCAATCAAGAGACAAGAGTACGACGAGAAGAAGTTCCTTAACGGGTACCATCTTTTTGTTATTCAAATTGAAAAAAGAAAAGAACTTTACGACTTTTTGAAAGAAAACGATATTTACTCTCAAGTTCATTATTTACCTGTCTACAAACATCCGTACTATCAACAAAATGGTTATGCGGATACAAAGCTTGCTCACGCAGAGAGTTTTTACTCAAAAGCTCTAAGCTTGCCGATGTACCACGGAATGACTGATGGGGAGTTAGAACACGTTCTAAAAACCCTGAAAAAATATGAGTCGAGATAACCAGGTCATTTACTTTAGACTAGACTGCGGTGGCGTTATTGGTTTTGGTCATCTTTCGAGATGCCTGTCGATTGCCGGGCAATTTAAAGAAAATGGATTTCAGGTTTCTTTTATCATTAGAAAAAGACCATCACTTAAAAATTTTACATCTCCTTTTCCTATTATTTGGCTGGATGAGATCCAGGATGCTCCCTCACAGGAAGTGTCTTCGTGGATTAATCAAAGCGAATCAAGTGAGGCACTGGAGGTTAAGAAACTTAACCTTGCTAATGGCATAATCTTTGTTGATCACTACGGATTAAATGAAGAATGGTGTAAGAGTTTAAAAGCGTCAGGGCAGTACCTTGTGAAAATGAGGGACTACGGCAAAGAAGATTATGGATGTGATCTTATTGTTGATTACAGGTATTCAGACTCAGTCCAGGGGCCAAAAGTTCTGTCTGGTTTAAAGTACATTCCTTTAAATCATGAAATAAGAAAACACACTCCGAAGCGTCAAGCTTCAAGTGAAATAAACAGTGTCGGCGTCTACATTGGTGGCGTGGGAGTTGAAAGTTATAAGAGGCTTCTTAAAATTCTCGGAAATGTTCCGGGAGTGAGCAAGGCTTCAATTGAGTGGATTGTTCCCAATGAAAATTACCAGCGTGAATTGCAGAACGAAGTGACTTCTTTAGCTGTCAGCTTCCTTCTTCCAAGGGCAGACTTGTTTGAGTTTTATTTGCAGAGTGATTTGTTTATAGGGGCCAGTGGAGTCAGTTTTTTTGAAAGGGCATACTTAGGAGTCCCGCAGCTGAATTTTATTGTCGCTGATAATCAAAAATCTTTTGCCGAAGTTTTAACTAAGCTGGATTTGATGTGTCTTCTGGGAGAAATCAAAGAAGATTCCATGGAGACATTGACGAAAAAAATGACATTTTTCCTAGGTGATTTTGAAAAAGTTGCAACTGCCGCACAAAAAGGCAGAGAGCTTATTGGCGCCGATGGCGCCGCTAACATTTGTAGAGATATTATCTGCACGAGAAGGGCCACATGTACGCAATAGCGATGTCGAAGATTTGGGATAGCGAGCTGGTTGGAAGGATCGAAAAGAAGATCGGGCAATCACTTGTGGTTATCACCAGGCCGGAAGAGTTAACGAAAGAAAACCTGGCGGCAAACAATGTGAAGAAAATCTTTTTTCCTCACTGGTCTCATATTATTAAGCCAGATATTCATGACAGCTTTGAATGTGTCATTTTTCACATGACCGACCTTCCCTTTGGAAGAGGAGGGAGTCCGCTACAGAATTTAATTTCTCGCGGGATTTATAAAACAAAAATCAGCGCTCTAAAATGCTCCTTAGGTGTAGATACGGGGCCGGTTTATCTTAAAAAAGACCTTAACCTGGATGGAACCGCGCAGGAGATTTTTGCGCGCGCAACAGGGATTATTGAAACAATGATTATGGAAATTCTGGAGAAGAATCCAGTGCCTGTTGAGCAAACGGGTGAGGTGACGACTTTCAAGAGAAGAAAGCCAGAGGACAGCAATTTGGTGTTGTGTGAGTCTCTGACGGCGATTTATGATTACATTCGTATGCTGGACGCTGAAGGTTATCCAAAAGCTTATTTAGAAGTTAACGGTGTTAAATATGAGTTCACTGGGGCGCGCTTTGATGGCGAGTCGATTGTGGCCCAAGTAAGGATTACAAAATGAAAAAAGTAATGGTCATTGCATCTCATCCTGATGATGAAATTTTAGGTTGCGGAGCCACGATGGCAAGGCTGATCAGTGAAGGGGCCCAGATAAAGGTTCTGATTGCAGCTGAAGGTTTAACCAGCAGACAAACTAAGCGCGATGCTGCTGAGTTAGAAAAAGAATTAAAAGAATTAAGAAACGTAAGTTTCGAGGCCAATAAAAAACTGGGTGTTACTGATGTTGAATTTCTGGGGCTTCCGGACAATAGAATGGACAGCATGGACTTATTGGATGTCATTAAAGTGATTGAAGAGAAAGTCTCTCAATTCATGCCGGATACAATCTTCACGCATTTTCCAAATGACCTGAATGTTGATCACAGGATTTTATCTGAAGCCGTTTTAACTTCAACTCGCCCAATGCCGGGAACAAAAGTAAAAGAGATTTACTTTTTTGAAGTTACTTCAAGTACAGAATGGAATTTTACAGGTTCAGCGGCAAAGAGCTTTGCTCCATCAGTGTTTTTTGATGTTTCAAATTTCATTGAGAAGAAAGTTCAGGCGCTGGAGGTTTATAAAGGCGAGATGCGCGAGTATCCGCATGCCAGATCAATTCAAAACATCCGCAATCAGGCGGGCTTTCGTGGAGGCAGTGTCGGTTTTCATGCTGCAGAAGCTTTCATGTTGGCAAGGAAACTTGTTTAGGATGGATTGTCATAAGGCGACGGCCGCAGATGCCAGGTTTTTGTTTGAATTGAGGAATTTAGATTCAAACCGAATCCAGTTCAGGAATCCTGACAAGGTTGAGTGGGAATCTCACGAGCCTTGGGTTGCAAGATTTTTGAAGAACGAAAGAAATAGAATGTATGTTTTTTCAGTAAATAATGAAAAAATAGGGATGTTCAGAGTAGACGAAAGTGGAGACGTAAGTGTTTCACTTTTAGATGAATTCAAAGGAAAAGGATACGGGAGTGAGATGATCAAAATAGGATCGTCTTTTTACCTGAAAGATTTTCCGGAGGCTAAACTTTTTGCGGAAATCAAAAAGGAAAACGCTGCTTCATCTAAGGCCTTTATGAAGGCCGGTTACAAGTTAACGGAAAGTTTAAATTCAGATTATATATTATTGGACTACGCAGGTGAAAAATGAAAATTGGAAAACATGAAGTCGGCTTAAATCATCCTCCTTACATGATTGTAGAAATGTCTGGAAACCATAACCAGTCTCTAGAGAGAGCTCTTCAGATTGTAGATGCTGCCGCAACAACAGGAGCTCACGCTCTTAAAATTCAAACTTACACTCCAGATACGATGACGTTGAATCTTTCTCACGGAGAGTTTTTTATCGAAGATAAAAACAGTCTTTGGAAGGGAAGAGCGCTTTATGATCTATATAGTGAAGCGATGACTCCATGGGAGTGGCATAAAGCGATTAAAGACAGATGCGAAATGCACGGAATGGATTTCTTCAGTACGCCGTTTGATTTAACAGCGGTGGATTTCCTGGAAGAGTTAGGAGTGTCTTTCTATAAGATCGCTTCTTTTGAAAACACAGATATCAGACTGATCAGAAGAGTGGCGCAAACTAAAAAGCCGATCATCATCTCAACAGGTATGGCGACAATTGCTGAACTAGGCGAAGCTGTTGAAGCGATCAGAGCGGAAGGAAATGAGCAGATTGTTCTTTTAAAATGTACAAGTGCTTATCCAGCAACACCAAAAGACGCTAACCTGAAAACAATTCAAGCATTAAGAGATATGTTTAAAGTTGAAGTTGGATTGTCTGACCACACTATGGGAATGGGAGTAGCAATCGCTTCGATTCCTCTTGGAGCAAGTGTTGTTGAAAAACACTTTACTTTGG contains:
- a CDS encoding PseG/SpsG family protein, which codes for MSRDNQVIYFRLDCGGVIGFGHLSRCLSIAGQFKENGFQVSFIIRKRPSLKNFTSPFPIIWLDEIQDAPSQEVSSWINQSESSEALEVKKLNLANGIIFVDHYGLNEEWCKSLKASGQYLVKMRDYGKEDYGCDLIVDYRYSDSVQGPKVLSGLKYIPLNHEIRKHTPKRQASSEINSVGVYIGGVGVESYKRLLKILGNVPGVSKASIEWIVPNENYQRELQNEVTSLAVSFLLPRADLFEFYLQSDLFIGASGVSFFERAYLGVPQLNFIVADNQKSFAEVLTKLDLMCLLGEIKEDSMETLTKKMTFFLGDFEKVATAAQKGRELIGADGAANICRDIICTRRATCTQ
- a CDS encoding O-antigen ligase family protein, producing MALSIILIFSVVINQDVALAGYKPLSKIKYFLIGFFSIAPFVYFFRNQATDKRIKVLLYTLCVSTTFATIAGVVGMNTGFNYVSQKVVSLERNAGLSGMILNYAHNLAFFQIIILGLIIYKKESQKYINTYFLIGVFLINSWGLYLTYTRGAVLALLVGAPFFLFKKYKGKFVLMGVALFLLGSGLFFISGSNVYRPGSDRLRLSMWETAYTAFKERPLTGYGYLNFELHSREIKKRYNIEHPEFGGHAHNNFLEVMATTGIIGGIVFIAWILLWFIEMYRREDLVAKIALPFIVVFVVGGATQATIALGVNLFFIMAGYSISQVGEGKLLKEEQAGV
- the pseC gene encoding UDP-4-amino-4,6-dideoxy-N-acetyl-beta-L-altrosamine transaminase, whose amino-acid sequence is MKVPYGRQSIEREDIEAVVNVLTSDFLTQGPTVQKFEEEFAKAVGAKYAVAFCNATAALHVGFKVLNKDIKKKVLATPITFAASSNCVLFENGQVEFVDVDPKTFNIDLNKVEEILKKNPGAYQGIIPVDFAGLPVDTEELRKIADRYNLWIMEDACHAIGGGFYDSKNQFIKCGSGVYSELTVFSFHPVKHIATGEGGMVTTNDEKSYKHLLKLRSHGIERNAELFAEPSHGGWYHEMQELGYNYRMSDINAALGLSQLKRLSVNIENRQRIAQKYKEYLQGSPIKRQEYDEKKFLNGYHLFVIQIEKRKELYDFLKENDIYSQVHYLPVYKHPYYQQNGYADTKLAHAESFYSKALSLPMYHGMTDGELEHVLKTLKKYESR
- the pseI gene encoding pseudaminic acid synthase, which produces MKIGKHEVGLNHPPYMIVEMSGNHNQSLERALQIVDAAATTGAHALKIQTYTPDTMTLNLSHGEFFIEDKNSLWKGRALYDLYSEAMTPWEWHKAIKDRCEMHGMDFFSTPFDLTAVDFLEELGVSFYKIASFENTDIRLIRRVAQTKKPIIISTGMATIAELGEAVEAIRAEGNEQIVLLKCTSAYPATPKDANLKTIQALRDMFKVEVGLSDHTMGMGVAIASIPLGASVVEKHFTLDRKEGGVDSAFSMEPAEFKQMVEECKVAWDSIGQVSFQRSESEKRSLVFRRSVYFSEDMKAGDVITDKNIKAIRPSYGLPTKFYNLLIGKKVKVDVKKGTPTSFDLI
- a CDS encoding cytidylyltransferase domain-containing protein, coding for MNILFIIPARGGSKGLPGKNIRPLNGIPLITHSVQHALASKYPKKVVVSTDDAKIAAVAKEAGAEIVERPADISGDTASSESALIHALTTVEQQGYIPDLVVFLQCTSPIRGIDDIDNAIELLLKEKSDSLLSASPNHRFIWKKGPQGFYSVNYDYNKRQRRQDLEPEYVENGSIYIFKPWVLKENNNRLGGKVSLYLMSDESSYEIDSAMDFMIIENLMKGLE
- a CDS encoding N-acetylneuraminate synthase family protein, producing the protein MFIERDVEKFIVGEDLAVGQVIRKIGENKTRIVFVVNNFGRLIGAFSDGDLRRWLLSTSEIDINTKVGSILNKKVTKCFFDEQEKVLDLFSDAVQYIPLVDENDHIVAVASLREKILSIGKHSINDAAPTFIIAEIGNNHNGSLDLAKKLVDEAAAAGANCAKFQMRDLASLYRNSGDSNDASEDLGSQYILDLLSRFQLKDDEFIKIFDYCKEKNLEILCTPFDKASVDKLHAYGVDAYKIASADLTNHELLEYIAEKGKPMLVSTGMSSEEEITSAVSLLRNANASFILLQCNSTYPAPFKDVNLKYMNRLKELGECFVGYSGHERGIYVPIAAVGMGAKIIEKHFTLDKSMEGNDHKVSLLPEEFADMVAGIRAVEQSLGSTAPRKITQGEMMNRESLAKSIIINRPIKKDQVITADMLEVRSPGKGLAPYKKKELIGRAAKRDMNAGDFFFPSDLNDTAINARDYQFKLPFGIPVRYHDVANLSGKSNLKVLEFHLSYKDMDVDFHPYFDKSTPLDYQLVVHAPELFAGDHTLDLCSKNESYRKQSIREMQRVIDITNELKQYFPKTPRPCIVVNCGGFTSTGFLNDSEKKELYGILEKSLSELNTNGVELIPQTMPPFPWHFGGQQYHNLFVTAEEIVAFCKKNKMRICLDVSHSKLACNYYKLDFEDFINQTSRYSAHYHLADSGAEDDEGLQIGEGTIDFTSLMGKMIVNSPDATWIPEIWQGHKNSGEGFWIALDRLEAAEELAMKKL
- a CDS encoding GNAT family N-acetyltransferase; its protein translation is MDCHKATAADARFLFELRNLDSNRIQFRNPDKVEWESHEPWVARFLKNERNRMYVFSVNNEKIGMFRVDESGDVSVSLLDEFKGKGYGSEMIKIGSSFYLKDFPEAKLFAEIKKENAASSKAFMKAGYKLTESLNSDYILLDYAGEK
- the pseB gene encoding UDP-N-acetylglucosamine 4,6-dehydratase (inverting) codes for the protein MLNGKRILVTGGTGSFGKKFIETVFKKYPDVKRVVVYSRDELKQYEMAQQYPVDKYPQLRFFIGDVRDGERLKRACERIDIIVHAAALKHVPIAEYNPIECINTNINGAENIVNAALDCGVQNVVALSTDKACAPINLYGATKLCSDKLFIAANNMRGLRDLKFSVVRYGNVLGSRGSVVPFFMNKRKDGVLPITHEGMTRFNITLEEGVDMVLYAIENAWGGELFVPKIPSYRILDVAKAVAPDCKTELVGIRPGEKLHEEMITETDSMSTYDCGKYYVIAPAVPLWKMDDWSKKFNAKKVPEGFKYNSGENTDWIAPEEIRSLIKKHIDPNFTV
- a CDS encoding PIG-L deacetylase family protein, translating into MKKVMVIASHPDDEILGCGATMARLISEGAQIKVLIAAEGLTSRQTKRDAAELEKELKELRNVSFEANKKLGVTDVEFLGLPDNRMDSMDLLDVIKVIEEKVSQFMPDTIFTHFPNDLNVDHRILSEAVLTSTRPMPGTKVKEIYFFEVTSSTEWNFTGSAAKSFAPSVFFDVSNFIEKKVQALEVYKGEMREYPHARSIQNIRNQAGFRGGSVGFHAAEAFMLARKLV
- the rfbA gene encoding glucose-1-phosphate thymidylyltransferase RfbA, whose translation is MKGIILAGGAGTRLYPMTLVMAKQLQPIYDKPMIYYPLSFLMAGGIRDILIITTPNDLKHFQSLLGDGAHLGIQLSYKTQPSPDGLPDAFILGEEFIGDDDICLILGDNLFHGDNQFFIQALKDHNEKKDQIKARVFAYNVADPRAYGVIEFDKKNHSVKSIEEKPEIPKSQYVLPGIYIFDSSVSTRSKKLLPSKRRETEIVDLILTYKEENSLGVSTINPGVVWLDTGTPKSLLHASSYIETIEERQGLKVACIEEVAFRMGFINLVQLKQIIEKIPKSLYREYLEKLSMTLE